AGGGCTCCTTGGAGGAACGGCCGATGGCAGGGACAGAGCCCCTTGTCACCGAGGCCAGGAAAATGCAGTGCGGGCGGATGAGGGGCTCAGACCACAGTGACAGGGCCCAGACAGAGGGACACAGGGAAGAGGGGAAAGGCGGCCAGAGCTGGGGCCCCCTGAGTATCACAGCGTCTTGCCACCTTGACGCAAAGCACGAAGCGGTCCCCAGAAGCATGTCCCCACGAAGGCGCCTTCCCGCCAGAGGCCTCCCGGGGACCTCCCTGGGGTTAGAGGTTGACGCCCATGCTTGAGGGTGCCCCCCACCACCAAGCAGAGGgcgagaggggaaggaggggggccGTACCTTGCAGAGACGGAGCTGGCAGCCCCCCCGCCCGCTGATCAAGGTGAGCACCCTTGGGGTGGCCCGGGACGGCGGCCCTGATGAGACGGAGAGGCAACGAGAAAGCTCCCCCAGCTCAGGACCCTAGTCTGCTCACGAGAGCACTCACCGGCCGGATCCAAACGGAGGGACTCTCTCCAGAACTCCTGACCGGCACATCTCAAAACTGTCCTGGTCGTGAAAACGAAGGGACATCAGGGGCTCGGTCCTGGCCCAGAGGGGCCCAGGGAGATGGGACGTCTCTGCAGCATGGCACCTCCGGTGGGGTCTTGAGGCAGAAGAGGGACACTGATGCAGTGAGGCTGGGTGGTAATTTCAGGGGAAGCGGAGTGAGAGGCACGCGGCGATTCTCAGGACTTCCAAATGGTGCCACTTTGCCGTTTACTCCAAAACGTCAAGACCAAGTCAATCAAGGCCCCTGGCTCTGCCAGCCTCAGGGGACAGCGGCCACAGGGTGTGGCCCGTGGCCTCATGAGGGACTTGCCCCGCCGAGGCTTTGACCCTTCCTCAGCCAGGGCTCCACCTGCCCCGCTAAAAGGGACCCCAGTCCCCCGACCCCCGCCTTTGCTCACGAAGATGCAGTGCTGCCCACCGCAAGACGGGCTTTGCCCCAGCAAACGATTCCTCGTTCTGCTCAGCCTTCTCTAATTCCCCATCTTCCTACAGCCCTCTTCTTGTCTgctccctctttattttttttgtttttgtttttgtcttgtttttttttttttttttgctttgtaggcctgtggcatatggaggttcccaggctaggggtcaaatcagagctttgggtgccagccacagccatggccccAGCagcaccctacgccacagctcacggcaacgctggatccttagccccctgagcagggccagggaccaaaccgccTCCTCACCGGTAccggtcggatttgtttctactgtgccacaacgaaaACGtcatccctttatttatttattgtttggccgcactcgaggcatgaagaagttctgagccagggatcgaaactgtgccacagcagtgacagcctcAGAtgcttaactggctgagccaccggGAGACTCCTGCTCTCCCTTTAAACCCTGGAGTCCTTGTGGGGTCTCTCCCCACTGCAGGGGCCTGCGTGAAGTCTCTCCTGCCGCCTCTAGGTGTGTCCCGGGCTCTTTCTGTCAACAGCTGTGAGCCTTTGTCAGGCCTGTGTGTCTGCGTGCGTTCGCCTTGCTCTCTCCCCAGTGAGCCAGGCCCAGTTCTGGACACTGAACACGAGAGGTCCCACCCAGGTCTCAGGGCAAGACAccctcgggggtggggtgggggggagtgtggGGACGCGGAGGTGGGCGGTGTGCAGCTTGAGCCAGGCTCGGGGACGTCTTGGCTGGGCTGAGCCCGGGCGCTCCTGGGGCCACGTGGCTCCAACGACGGCCAGGCAAGGGCTTCCAGGTTTGTCCACGGGCCGTGAGGTGCCGAGGCCGACTTGCGAAGAGGAGACAGAATGACAGTCATGGAGTGACTCAGACAGGTTATCGGGTGAGAGCTGACAGGCCCTGGGTGGAGCAGACacaggagaggctgggggaggtggcTGGACAGCAGGGTGGTAGGAGCCTGGTCACAGACAGGAAGCCAGGCGCTGTGGACGCTAGGGACTCGCAGCTTTGTGGGGCGAGGCCAGGGCTGCGGGTGCcatatgggggaggggaggccccaAAGGAGAAGGGCTGGCTTGGGTGCCCATGACCCCTGGGGCCCCAGCACGGCCCCCAGGAGTAGTCTTGTGGCAGAGGGGTGGTCGATCTGGGCAGGTCACTTGGGCAGGGGCCCAGGCGGGGCCCCCATCCTTGGGACGCCTGGGCCCGGGGCCTCCTGCAATCTGTGCCTGGTCCAGGCTTTTCCGGACAGCTGCGATCTCAGAGCCCGTTGGTCTGTCCagtcctctctctccacctcagCTGAGGGTTGGGATGCTAGAGTCTGTTCTCTGGCCCTTGGGGCCCCGATCAAGATGGTGCAAGGTGACTTCCAGTCCTGCCCAGGTGGGACAGCCCCGATGGCCCCTCCCCATCCAGGATGAAgccagccccccccgccccccgccagctGGTGACGCTCCCTCCCACAGATGCCCACAGCTCACCGTCCAGGTCAGTGCAGCCTGAAGTGAGGTAGACCACAACCTTCCGCCCACCCGGGTGCCTGGGGCGTCCCACAGCCATCTGCCAGCCTGCCCAGATGGCCTCAGCCTGCCTCCCTCACCGCCATCCCCAGAGCCGCACCTGCTGACAGGTGGTACCCACCCCACACACCTGCTTGAGGTGAGAGAGACTGCAGCGAGACACCGTGGTTCTTCTGCTccagggcctttgcatctgcCATTCCCTCAGCTCGGATACCTTTCCCGCTCCCACACACTGGTGGTTCTCACCCTGTGGGCTCGCCCCCAGCCCGCTAAGAGAGCGGTCCGCTCTTGTTCTCGGAGAGGACCCTGCCGAGACAGGCCTCCCTTGGCCTGACGCCTGAGCTTTCTGGTGTCCTTGGCCTCTTCCCCGCGCTCCGTGAGGGCAGGGCCTTGTCTGATCCGCTTGCTGTCCTGAGTCCTCAGGGGCAGCCTGGTGAGAACCGGGGTCAACACCTGCTGTGTGATTATGGGTAAGTCactgacctctctgagccacagtccACACCCAAGGGACCTGTCTGACCTAGCTAAGCAGGCGGGGCCAGGTGGCAGGACACAGAAGCGGCCCCCAGCGTTGTCACAGGGGAGTTTAGCAATCACAGCGCGGGGTGGGCCCGGGCAGGCAGGGTGCTGAGAGTGGCCCCCGAACTTTCTGGGGCGGTTTCCAGTCTTGGACACCCTGGGCTAAGCCCTTCACTGGCCCTCACCCGCACACACccaggggaggggccgggggggTGGCTCGGGGCCTTGGAGGCCATGGAAGAAGGTGAGGCCTTCGCCCCGGGGcgaagcttccagaaggaaccaggagcagcagctgctgaacCTGGTTAGACCACCGCCGGGGCACAGCCCCCAGAGCCGACCGGGGGCCAGGGCTGCACAGAACCCTCTGCTTGCAGCTGCGTGGGAGGCTCTGTCATGGGGAGTGGGGTGACACGCAAGAGCCAGATTCCGCAGCTCCCACTGCCCCCCGCTGCGTGGGGCTCTGGTCCCACCTCCCCCGGGGGTCCCCGTGCCGGGGTGGTTCAGAAAACCAGAGCCTGGAGGCCTTATCAGACCGCAGGTTTTCctgaggaaggaagggtgggTGTGGGCCTCCGGGATGGGCGCCTCCTCTGGGCGTGCCTGGCCCCGGGAGGGTGCGCTGCCCTCCTGGGGGGGGACACCCCACCCTGGCAGCCCCTGCCCAGACCCCGAGGACAAAGAGACCCCAAGGATAGAGATGCCCGGGCCAGGAGCTGGTGGGGGAGGTGTGTGCCCTGGAGCCACTGGAAACACACTCGGGTTCACAGAAACCTCGACCCAGAATATGCTCAGAGTCGCCCTCTTTGCAACAGCCCCAAACTGGGGAAAGCCAAATGCCCCCGAGAGGCGGAGTACGTCAGGGGACACTGGGCGGCCAGGAGGACAGCAGCTGGTGACTCCGGCACTGCAACGGCCTCCCTTCCATGGCAGGTCGCCTCCAGAAGTGGGTGGGACGCGTGGAGCCAAGGGGGTCGAACAGTGACGGCCTTTGGGGGGTGGGCGCAAGGGGCCTCCTGAGCTGGCCATGCCCTTTCCCGTATTCTAGGTGCTGGTGACAGGGTACATTCTGTTTAGGGAAAGTCACCACATAGGCACTGAAGCGGGGTGCACTTTCGGTATGTACACGGTTCGTCAATAAAATGTACACCAAACCCCCCAAATCTCCATTCCCCAGGGACGATGCTTCCCTTGCTGTCTGTCCTGCTTCCCACCTGGGCCCCCAGGGAAGGCTCCCGAGATCCTTTGCGGGGTGGGGGCGGCAAGAGGGAGAATGGGGGGCCCTGGGGCCCTTCCTACCTCTGGGGACCGAGGCTTGGCCAGGCTGGCTGCCCCAGGCCCTCTGCCTTTCTCAAGAGCGGCCGGAGGAGCCGCGGGGTCGGGGTCCCTGACGCTTGCAGGTGGGGCAGGCGGATGTGGGGCCCGCCCTGCTGGAGCCAAGCTGGCTGGCCTTGGAGTGCTGGGTGGGCCCGGGGGACCGCCCGCTGCCTGCTGGACCGGGGGTGCCTCccgtcctcctccctcccccggcCTGCGGGCGCCTCTACCCCTTCCGCTTCCAGAGGCCCCGGGGCTATTTTTAACTCAGCTGAGCTCCTGCAGAAGGTGGACAGAACCCTGGGGGGGAGAAGGCCCAGCAGCTGTCTTCCCACCCCTCCCGCGGCAGGGCTTTCTGGGGGAAGAGTCATTCTTGACCTTAGAGGGCAAACAACTCCACCCCCCAAATGTGGACGTACAGGAAGCCCACACAGACACCCCAAGATCCAGGCACTGGCCTGGGACACGCTCAAACACGCACGCACCGCCCAGGGACCTGCTCAGGGACGCCAGCGGCACAGCCCCAGAGGCGAAGGCCGAGTCGCAGAGCTGGTCCCTCGGCCGTGCCCTGGTCCCTCGGCCGTGCCCGGACACCTCGGCTACCAGGAAACACGCCCGCAAGGGGCAGACACACAGTGCAGATGCTGGGGGCGTGGCGGGAAGGACCCCCAGTCACCTTTGCAGATGGCTGTGGGGGAGGGTGCCtgctggggcggtggggggggctCAGCCACTGGGCTCCGGTGCCCCCAGGACCAGCCCGGTTTCCCTGTGGGCCTCGTTTGCCCccaaggggaggggcaggctggTGGTGGCTTCTCCCCATACTGGCCCCACGCAGGACGGGACATGGGGGAGGCAGCCTGCGGAGCTGTGGCCAAGCGTGGTCAGCCCCCACTTCTTTGCCTTGCGCCCCACTTCCCCTCTCCTCCGCCAGCCTTTGTTCCCGCGCGGGGGGACTGGAGCCTGTCCCGGAAAACCCCAGGTGCAGGGCTGGGGCCTCTGTCCCCTGTATCcgggtcctgggggagggggagctgggagaggcaggCGGGGCTCGGGACCCATGGGGGCAGCTGGCCGGCCTCCAAGGCCCCTCCCCCCACGacgcccccacctctgcccctggaggccggagggatggaggagggccGAGAGCCGGCCTGGGGGACAGGACATCCTCTTGGCAGGACACAGGACGCCAGGCCGGAGGTTCCCAGCCCCGGTCAAGGCCACAGGGGGACAAGGTCACCGGGGCCTGAGGCTCACTGGGTCTGAGATGGCCGGTGCGCTGAGGGCCAGTCCAAGTTGCTTCCAGCAGTGACTTCGCGAGGGCCAGCGGGGCCAGCACCAAGGACGCAGCCCAGTCCCAGACGCCCAAGTCCCACAGAGGCCACAGCCGGGATGCTGAGCCGCTGGGGGTCCCAGCCCCGGGCGCCCAACAGAGCGTGGGGGCCCGGGGACCACTGTCACTCtggggagcccccacccccacgttCGCCTTCCCCTCCCACTGGGCAGCCCACTCCTCCGGGTGAATGCCGGGGCCGCTGCCTTCGAGGACAGACCCCAGCCGGGCCCCAGCTCTCCACTGCCCAGGACAAGAAGCCCAGGGAGAGACCAGCTGGTGTGAAGGCCACGGGGCCTCCTGgggcaaagcagcagggcccggATTTCCTGAGCAGCGCCGTAGGCCCAAGGCTGGCAGTCTGCTCACTCTGGGTGATGACTGGGTGATGCAGGCTGCCAACCTGGGAGGCCCCCGCGGGCGTGCTGTTGGCCAGTGGGGAGTCCAGGCCAGAGAACCCCTCCTCCCACACCAGCCCCTGGCTCCAGCTTACACCCACCCCCAGTGCCCACTGCTCATTCACAGAAGCGGCTGCCAGACTCTTCCGGTTGCTCCAGTGGGAAACAGTGTCTCATTTAAAaacagcctgggagttcccaccgtggcttagaggttaacgaacctgactggcatccatgaggacacaggttcgatccctggcctcgctcagtgggttaaggatctggcgttgccatgagctgtggtgtaggttgcagatgcggctgagctctcacgttgctgtggctatggtataggccggcagctacagctcggattcgacccctagcctgggaacctccatctgccatgagtgtggccctaaaaagacaaaaaagtaaaaaaataaaaagtaagataaaataacataaaacagcctataggaattcctgtcatggctcagcagaaaccaacctgactagtatccatgaggatgtgggtttgatccctggcctcgctcagtgggttaaggatctggcattgccctgagctgtggtgtgtagttcgtagacatggctcggatccagcactgctatggctgtggtgtaggctggcagctgcagctccaattggacccctagcctgggaatttccatatgccacgggtgcggccctaaaagataaaaataaaaaacaagaaaataataaaaacagcctataggcgttccctggtggcatagcaggttaaggacctggcgttgtcactgttgtggtgtgggtgtgatctgtggcctgggaacttctgcaagctgctggcgtagccaaaaaaattaggtaaaaataaaataacataaaaataaattgtgtctgggagttcccattgtggcgcagtgattaacgaatccaactagaaaccatgaggttgcaggttcgatccctggcctcgctcagtgggttaaggatcctgcgttgctgtggctgtggtgtaggccggcggctacagctccgattcgacccctagcctgggaacctccatatgccgcgggagcggcccaagaaaaggcaaaaagacaaaaaaaaaaaaaaaaagaataaattgagtCTGGATTTGCCTCTGTTTGGTCAGTTTACTGGAGCTGAAATTACCAAAAGGGATTAAAGCCTGGAGTTAGCCCACGGCCTGGCAGACACGAGCCCTGTGCCCAGCAGCCCAGCCCTCGGCGCCTTCCCCTCACTTCCCTCCTGTTTTTTCTTCGTTCCACTCACCGCCTTTACGTTTTTGTAAAAATTAGGTGTATGGGACCTTAATTTACACACGATAACGTCCACTGATTGCGCGGCTACAACCTGATGAGCTTTGACCCGAGGTCAAGCAGCCACCCGGCGGCAATGACGACGGtcggccccccgccccccgggcctCCTGGCTTCTGACCTTGTCCCCCGCCCAGCAGGTCCCTGCCGGTTTCTCTTTCTCAGGGCTTCACAGAAGCAAAACCTTGGGACGGGGGTCCTGGGGGCCTGCCGTCCGCTTCGCGAGACCCTCGCCCCGGGCGCTGCTCCTCCCTCCGGTCCTCTGCCCCTTTCCTTCCGCGGTGGACGAGGCCCGCCGCCAGCTGACGGGCCTTCGGAGTTTCCCCCGCGGGGCCCTGTGACAAACGCTGCTGGGAACCTGAGTTCGGGGCTCCCTGAGCGCATGTCGTCTCCTTTGGGCAAATActgaggagtggaattgctggctccTTCCGATGAAGGAGGTTTTTCTAAACCTTCTTACGGGAGGTTTTCGAGCTGCCCCACCGGACTGCAGGCCCCCCAGGGCGGAGACCACACCCCGGGGCGTTGCTCGTAGCTGTGACCAGGGCCCAGGCCGGCTCCTCGCCAAGAGGGTGTATACTCTCCACGGGCATTTGTCCGCCGAGGGAATGAGCGGGCCGTGGTGGTGCCCGCGACGGGGGGTTTTGGTGATGCTGGTGGGAGGTGATGGCAGAGCTGGAGGCAAGAGAGGTGACCATGTGATGGAGGTGACTGTGATTAGGTGACAGGGACAGGAGCTGCGGGCGGCGAGGGAGGTGGCGTCTGCAGCGGCGAAGACGAGAAAAGCCTCCTTTGCCCTCCTTGGACAGGTGGCGAGGGCCCCTGGTTGAATGTCTCCTCCAGGTCTTCAATTCCAAAGACCTCAGTCACCCACTCAGAGTCACTCCTCGGAGCAGGCTGCCACCAAACCCACACCGATCCCGAACCGACTCTTCTCAGTGGCTCCCGCTGTGGCCCTGCCCTCTGAGCCCTGGCCTACAGCTCCCCTCTCTCCCAAACCTCCCTTCGGCTTCCTGCTCCTGCTCAGACCTCGAGCACATCCTCTCCGGGCACCGCTGTCTCCTTGCCAACGCCTCAGAGGAACCAAGCCCGATGACCGACGCCCCCAGAAGGCAGGCCAGGAGCAGACCCTCgacacccccagccccacagcctTCCTCCCTGGCTCTCCCTGCCTTCTGGAACCTTCCTCCAGCATtagccctgccccctcctccagcccctcccctgcaaAGCAGTCACCACTCCGAAAGGCAGACGTGAGTCTGGAGCTTTCTTGCTGAGAGTCTCTCAGTGGCTTCTGAGAAGCAGCTTCCGTTCAAACTCCCTCCCGGCAGTAATGCCCCACCCGACCTGCCCCATGCCTgtgcccgcccccgccccccgccccgttcCAGCCACACCACTTTGTTCTTATTCCTCCAAGATACCAAGGTTCCtacaccccccgccccctcccccggccagGCCCTGTGGCCACGGCCTCACTCACAGCTGACTCCATCCATCTTTCTGGGCCCAGCTCCTGCCCcactcctgccctctgccctctgggcaCTCGCTCCCGAAAAGTCTTCTCTAGGGGAAACCCTTCCTTGTGACCGGCAAGCAGGGATGGACCGTGCCACGCTCAGCCCTGTCCACAGCCACCAGCACAGCAGGCCTGCAGGGAGGGGTCCTGCCCCGCAGCGGCAGAGAACAACCTGGGCTGTGTGGCCTGGGGGACCGGGAGACTCCTGCCTGAGCAGGTCCCATGGCGCTGCCCGGGGCTTTCCCGGGGGCTGTGCTGCTGATGGGACCTCGGCTGATGGGGCCGGGCACCCGGGCATTTCCTGTCCAGCCTCACTCCCCGAGGCCCCAGCGCCGTGGCCCCGCTCCTTCCTCCCCcgccggggtgggggagggggtttcCACAAAGCCCCACTATTTTTAGCTGAGGGAGAGGGACCAATTTCTGGCCCCACTGCTTCCCCCAAGGGAGCCTGGGCAGAACGGGGGCTGGGCCCcggaggtggaggtggtggccTGGAGCCGCTGCCTCCCTGGCCCCCTCCGCCCCAGGCCAGTGGACACCTGGGCAGCCCAGATGGCTAGGCAAGGGGACAGCTTGGGGCCCGGGCTCCCCGGGTGGGGTGGGCTCAGGGCCTGGGTGGGCTACCACCCACTTCCTGCGGCCTCGCCCCGGCACATCAAAGGCCACGAGCGGCCCTGTGGTCACTCCCCGGCTCCCACGCAGCcggaggggaggggcgggagcAGGAACCCTGGCAGCTGAGTCCGGCGCCGGCGGCTTCAAAGCAGCTGGGTGGGCAGCCCTGCGGTTAGTGCCGATCCCCAGGGCAGGgttgggggcaggaaggggaacGGGGCTCTCCCCCACTTCTTCATCCGCCCCCCACTGCCTTCCTGGGTGGGCTCAGGGCAAAAGCCCAGACACTCTCCTGGCTCCCAGATCCCGTCCTGGAGCAGTGCCGCCTGGGGCCGGGACGCCTCCGTGACTGTCCCGTGTGTGGGGTCCAACTGGGGTGACCCTAGAGCAGCCCCCCTAGAGAAACCACAGGGACCAAGAGGGAGAGGGTGCCCCTCCTGGACCCAGGGCCCTGGCTTGTGGTGACTGGGGGGGGTGGACAAGctgcccttcctctctccccgGCCCCCTCCCTCCTCGCCTGGGCCGGAGGGAAGAAGGGCCTGCCTGTCTGGCCGGTCCTGGAGCAGCCCTgctccgcccccccaccccacaaggaGGTGGGCTGGACAGGCTGCGGTGGGCTTGACCTCGAGCCAGCTCCCCGGGGCGAGGGGTGGGGGAGCCAGGGCCTCCGAGCAGAGCAGCCGCCCAGAACAGAGAGCGCCT
The sequence above is a segment of the Sus scrofa isolate TJ Tabasco breed Duroc chromosome 17, Sscrofa11.1, whole genome shotgun sequence genome. Coding sequences within it:
- the LOC110257362 gene encoding uncharacterized protein LOC110257362, whose product is MTLPPESPAAGGVGRQLLGLLPPRVLSTFCRSSAELKIAPGPLEAEGVEAPAGRGREEDGRHPRSSRQRAVPRAHPALQGQPAWLQQGGPHIRLPHLQASGTPTPRLLRPLLRKAEGLGQPAWPSLGPQRLPLRTQDSKRIRQGPALTERGEEAKDTRKLRRQAKGGLSRQGPLREQERTALLAGWGRAHRVRTTSVWERERYPS